A window of the Buchnera aphidicola (Periphyllus koelreuteriae) genome harbors these coding sequences:
- a CDS encoding class I SAM-dependent methyltransferase, producing the protein MIFINNNYKIFLLKKNNQLQLCKIDLKKKKKEFLSINFLSGTYNFRRKYNKNKELIIKAMRIKYKKNITIIDSTAGFGKDSFVLASFGFKVYMIEKNIIIYKLLNDGIKRASKNNKIGKWIKKNMILFNSDSLNFFKKKIIIPDIIYIDPMFNKKKSQPKKDMFLLRQLLKNQNNEKKLLIPAIKLAKKKVVVKRYLNQKYLNKKKPNNILYGKKYRFDIYYK; encoded by the coding sequence ATGATTTTTATAAATAATAATTATAAAATATTTTTATTAAAAAAAAATAATCAATTACAATTATGTAAAATAGATTTAAAAAAAAAAAAAAAAGAATTTTTATCAATTAATTTTTTATCAGGAACATATAATTTTAGAAGAAAATATAATAAAAATAAAGAATTAATTATAAAAGCAATGCGCATAAAATATAAAAAAAATATAACAATAATAGATTCTACAGCTGGTTTTGGAAAAGATTCGTTTGTATTAGCATCATTTGGATTTAAAGTATATATGATAGAGAAAAATATAATTATTTATAAATTATTAAATGATGGAATAAAAAGAGCATCAAAAAATAATAAAATTGGAAAATGGATTAAAAAAAATATGATTTTATTTAATTCAGATAGTTTAAATTTTTTTAAAAAAAAAATAATAATACCAGATATAATATATATAGATCCAATGTTTAATAAAAAGAAATCTCAACCTAAAAAAGATATGTTTTTATTAAGACAATTATTAAAAAATCAAAATAATGAAAAAAAATTATTAATTCCAGCAATAAAATTAGCAAAAAAAAAAGTTGTTGTTAAAAGATATTTAAATCAAAAATATTTAAATAAAAAAAAACCAAATAATATTTTATATGGAAAAAAATATCGATTTGATATTTATTATAAATAA
- the cyaY gene encoding iron donor protein CyaY — protein sequence MNIKNKMNSIKFHNTVDKIILILEKFLDNYSGKIDIDYESHSNIMKISICFKNEIIVSKQEFLKQIWIATKYKGYHFQYYKKKWFCKRNKCELFDFLKNFFKKKIGKNIIKFIKKNKY from the coding sequence ATGAATATAAAAAATAAAATGAATTCAATTAAATTTCATAATACTGTAGATAAAATAATATTAATATTAGAAAAATTTTTAGATAATTACTCTGGAAAAATAGATATTGATTATGAATCTCATTCAAATATAATGAAAATTAGTATATGTTTTAAAAATGAAATAATTGTTAGTAAACAAGAATTTTTAAAACAAATTTGGATAGCTACAAAATATAAAGGATATCATTTTCAATATTATAAAAAAAAATGGTTTTGTAAAAGAAATAAATGTGAACTTTTTGATTTTTTAAAAAATTTTTTTAAAAAAAAAATTGGAAAAAATATAATAAAATTTATTAAAAAAAATAAATATTAA
- a CDS encoding ferredoxin--NADP reductase encodes MTKWVEAKIKKIIYWKKNLLKILLKAKINKFIAGQFSKILIKKNNQKKIQRAYSFVNPPKKKIIKFYITLVKKGKMSKEIILLKKNDKIFISKNSFGFFTLKEIPSSKNLWMFSTGTAIGPFLSILQEKKDIKKFKQIILIHSVRYFSDLKYLNLIKKIKKKYKKKLIIKITITREKIKKFLYGRITKLFLNKTIEKITKIHMTKENSHVMLCGNPFMVKEMFYILINKKKMTKNLRRKPGNITRENYW; translated from the coding sequence ATGACCAAATGGGTTGAAGCAAAAATTAAAAAAATTATATATTGGAAAAAAAATTTATTAAAAATTTTATTAAAAGCAAAAATAAATAAATTTATTGCTGGTCAATTTTCTAAAATTTTAATTAAAAAAAATAATCAAAAAAAAATACAAAGAGCTTATTCGTTTGTAAATCCTCCAAAAAAAAAAATAATAAAATTTTATATTACTCTTGTAAAAAAAGGAAAAATGAGTAAAGAAATTATACTTTTAAAAAAAAATGATAAAATTTTTATTTCAAAAAATTCTTTTGGATTTTTTACTTTAAAAGAAATTCCATCATCAAAAAATTTATGGATGTTTTCAACAGGAACAGCTATTGGTCCTTTTTTATCTATTTTACAAGAAAAAAAAGATATTAAAAAATTTAAACAAATAATTTTAATTCATTCTGTTCGTTATTTTTCAGATTTAAAATATTTAAATTTAATAAAAAAAATTAAAAAAAAATATAAAAAAAAATTAATAATTAAAATAACAATAACTAGAGAAAAAATAAAAAAATTTTTATATGGAAGAATAACCAAATTATTTTTAAATAAAACTATTGAAAAAATAACAAAAATTCATATGACCAAAGAAAATTCTCATGTAATGTTATGCGGAAATCCTTTTATGGTCAAAGAAATGTTTTATATTTTAATTAATAAAAAAAAAATGACTAAAAATCTTAGAAGAAAACCAGGAAATATAACAAGAGAAAATTATTGGTAA
- a CDS encoding MFS transporter encodes MLIKKKIKNKNIKNLYSNNCIKYKTKNFYKVIISLFLVGFSTFSILYSIQPILPIFSKKFFLTPSQSSLALSISTISMAVGILFMSPISHIYGRRKIISCSLFCSSIFTIICSFSHTWLEIVFMRACIGFTLSGVTSVAILYLSEEMDVKILPFCIGLYISGNTIGGFIGRLFSNIIVRFFSWRLVFFIIGCSSLFFSIVSFINLPQSKNFKSSSLNFKCIVRNFLLPFKIKICRILFISGFLFMGCFVSLFNYISYRLIMKPFLLNQISISFLSIIYLIGVYISPKSSILYTKYGRKSILICALYIMIFGIFLTFFNKLILILLGLICFTIGFFIAHSTASSWISLLTKKYKLEISSLYFFFYYLGSSLFGSFIGIFWFYWGWNGVFFILNFILFSSLYIIFNISNKLIQI; translated from the coding sequence ATGTTAATAAAAAAAAAAATAAAAAATAAGAATATAAAAAATTTATACTCTAACAATTGCATAAAATATAAGACAAAAAATTTTTATAAAGTTATTATATCTTTATTTTTAGTTGGATTTTCTACTTTTTCTATTCTTTATTCTATACAACCAATTTTACCAATTTTTTCAAAGAAATTTTTTTTAACTCCATCTCAAAGTAGTTTAGCTTTATCTATATCTACTATTTCAATGGCAGTTGGAATTTTATTTATGAGTCCTATTTCTCATATTTATGGTAGAAGAAAAATTATATCTTGTTCATTATTTTGTTCATCAATTTTTACAATTATATGTTCTTTTTCTCACACTTGGTTAGAAATAGTATTTATGAGAGCGTGTATTGGTTTTACTTTGAGTGGGGTGACATCTGTTGCTATTCTTTATTTAAGTGAAGAAATGGATGTAAAAATTTTACCTTTTTGTATTGGTTTATATATTAGTGGAAATACTATTGGTGGATTTATTGGAAGATTATTTAGTAATATTATTGTTCGTTTTTTTTCTTGGCGTTTGGTTTTTTTTATTATAGGATGTTCATCTTTATTTTTTTCTATCGTTTCTTTTATAAATTTACCTCAATCTAAAAATTTTAAATCATCGTCTTTAAATTTTAAATGTATTGTAAGGAATTTTTTATTACCTTTTAAAATAAAAATTTGTAGAATCTTATTTATATCTGGTTTTTTATTTATGGGTTGTTTTGTTTCATTATTTAATTATATAAGTTATAGATTAATTATGAAACCATTTTTATTAAATCAAATATCTATTTCATTTTTATCTATTATATATTTAATTGGTGTATATATTTCTCCAAAATCAAGTATTTTATATACGAAATATGGAAGAAAAAGTATATTAATTTGTGCATTATATATTATGATTTTTGGTATTTTTCTTACATTTTTTAATAAATTAATTTTAATATTGTTAGGTTTAATTTGTTTTACTATTGGTTTTTTTATTGCTCATTCTACTGCAAGTAGTTGGATTAGTCTTTTAACAAAAAAATATAAATTAGAAATTTCTTCATTATATTTTTTTTTTTATTATTTAGGATCTAGTTTATTTGGAAGTTTTATTGGAATATTTTGGTTTTATTGGGGTTGGAATGGAGTGTTTTTTATTTTAAATTTTATTCTTTTTTCAAGTTTATATATTATATTTAATATATCAAATAAATTAATTCAAATTTAA
- the dapF gene encoding diaminopimelate epimerase, which yields MKKNTRRLNFSKMHGLKNDFMVVETLTQDFFFTKQIIKNFSNRYTGIGFDQLLIIEPPIIKNTDFNYRIFNSNGIEVEQCGNGARCFAKFVYDKNFIKKKKIIVSTKNRILILKIKNKNISVNIGSPQFQPKKIPFLSNKKKNFYTIYMNSKKIFFGVVSVGNPHCVLFVKDINNVSVKKIGSFLENNSIFPEKTNVGFVQILNKNEILLRVFERGVGETKSCGSGACAAVIIGIKNNKLSNSVKVHLKGGNMLIKFDSKKNNIYMIGTAKHIYDGYINY from the coding sequence ATGAAAAAAAACACACGTAGATTAAATTTTTCTAAAATGCATGGTTTAAAAAATGATTTTATGGTTGTTGAAACATTAACTCAAGATTTTTTTTTTACTAAACAAATTATAAAAAATTTTTCTAATAGATATACCGGTATTGGTTTTGATCAATTATTAATTATTGAGCCTCCTATAATAAAAAATACAGATTTTAATTATCGTATTTTTAATTCTAATGGAATAGAAGTTGAACAATGTGGAAATGGAGCAAGGTGTTTTGCTAAATTTGTATATGATAAAAATTTTATTAAAAAAAAAAAAATTATAGTAAGTACGAAAAATAGAATATTAATTTTAAAAATAAAAAATAAAAATATATCAGTAAATATAGGTTCTCCTCAATTTCAACCAAAAAAAATTCCTTTTTTAAGTAATAAAAAAAAAAATTTTTATACTATATATATGAATTCAAAAAAAATTTTTTTTGGAGTAGTATCTGTGGGAAATCCTCATTGTGTTTTATTTGTAAAAGATATTAATAATGTTTCTGTTAAAAAAATTGGTTCTTTTTTAGAAAATAATTCAATATTTCCAGAAAAAACAAATGTTGGATTTGTTCAAATATTAAATAAAAATGAAATATTACTTAGAGTTTTTGAAAGAGGAGTTGGTGAAACTAAATCATGTGGAAGTGGAGCTTGTGCTGCTGTAATAATTGGAATTAAAAATAATAAATTATCTAATTCTGTGAAAGTTCATTTAAAAGGAGGAAATATGTTAATTAAATTTGATTCTAAAAAAAATAATATTTACATGATAGGTACAGCAAAACATATATATGATGGATATATTAATTACTAA